From the Blastomonas fulva genome, one window contains:
- a CDS encoding ParB/RepB/Spo0J family partition protein, which translates to MLIPFSRLYLSDANVRKTRSEEDDIQLSADIEARGLLQNLLVTKSKKRGKFAVIAGGRRLRAIEMIVTRGAWAPDTEIECKLLEGSEEEAGEASLAENFQRVGMSPAEECRAFQHFIKEGSDVAAVAKRFGLTQRFVEGRLRLANLAEPIFEALAKGDVTLEIAKAYAATDQHEVQLRVFDQMRYAYNPSADAIRRMVASGSMRGNDPIALLIGEDAYIAAGGKIERDLFSEAADDRWIDIEIAHRLAAEKMEAEAQRITAETGLAWISPVASTNSWQARSEMGVNAVRLPPVPLSEEARARIDAIDARMEEISEIIDEGEEGGDTDFGQLEAEYEDLDAERSDLNNPVRALPEEWRSEAGRFLVLTTRGEMVLEADYYSEKRLSFETDENGKVTATAEEPVTGSTKRGSAAPSRPEAFAPGTEKPISARLFDELSVQRRNILSASLLTDAGLALDFAIFALADSRSYESRGTSIKGGRPSDPATGELSQSTAEGILAEAENALDTAWQEHGCAAQRFIAFRELADEAKAAWLAYTVAISLEAKKGYGSEYHPIHAVIGSMLDIDVAAMWRPTAENFFDRVSKTSCLAALTEVGGSDLAARYAASKKADLAKTCETIFAGKAIVEQDVKEAALAWLPEGMKFTIAANPADPVIPDTGESDPVADVCDSDDGEASNEADELLNDHQPEVACDEAAVAA; encoded by the coding sequence ATGCTTATTCCCTTTTCCCGGCTCTATCTGAGCGACGCCAATGTGCGCAAAACGCGCAGCGAAGAAGACGATATTCAGCTTTCCGCCGACATCGAAGCGCGCGGCCTTTTGCAGAACCTGCTGGTCACCAAGAGCAAGAAGCGCGGCAAGTTTGCCGTGATCGCCGGTGGTCGCCGCCTGCGGGCCATCGAGATGATCGTCACGCGCGGTGCCTGGGCCCCCGACACCGAGATCGAATGCAAGCTGCTTGAGGGCAGCGAAGAGGAAGCTGGCGAGGCCTCGCTGGCTGAGAACTTCCAGCGCGTCGGGATGTCACCAGCTGAAGAATGCCGCGCCTTCCAGCACTTCATCAAGGAGGGCAGCGATGTTGCCGCGGTCGCCAAACGCTTCGGTCTCACCCAGCGCTTCGTGGAAGGCCGCTTGCGGCTTGCCAACCTCGCCGAGCCGATCTTCGAAGCGCTTGCCAAGGGCGATGTCACCCTCGAAATCGCGAAAGCCTATGCTGCTACCGATCAGCATGAGGTGCAGCTGCGGGTCTTCGACCAGATGCGGTACGCCTATAACCCAAGCGCAGATGCCATCCGGCGGATGGTGGCGAGCGGTTCCATGCGCGGCAATGACCCAATCGCGCTGCTGATCGGCGAGGATGCCTATATCGCCGCTGGCGGCAAGATCGAGCGCGACCTCTTTAGCGAAGCGGCAGATGATCGTTGGATCGACATCGAGATCGCGCACAGGCTTGCGGCGGAGAAAATGGAAGCCGAAGCCCAGCGTATCACTGCCGAGACCGGCCTTGCCTGGATCAGCCCGGTGGCGTCGACCAATTCATGGCAGGCGCGAAGCGAAATGGGCGTCAATGCGGTTCGCCTCCCGCCCGTGCCGCTCTCCGAAGAAGCACGTGCCCGAATTGACGCGATCGATGCCCGCATGGAAGAAATCAGCGAGATCATCGACGAAGGCGAAGAGGGCGGTGATACCGATTTCGGGCAGCTCGAGGCCGAATATGAGGATCTCGATGCTGAGCGCAGCGACCTCAATAACCCGGTGCGCGCACTGCCCGAAGAATGGCGCAGTGAGGCCGGACGGTTTCTGGTTCTCACCACCCGCGGCGAAATGGTGCTCGAGGCCGATTACTACAGCGAAAAGCGTCTGTCGTTCGAGACCGATGAGAATGGCAAGGTGACAGCGACGGCCGAAGAGCCGGTGACAGGTTCCACCAAGCGCGGCAGCGCTGCACCTTCCAGGCCCGAGGCATTTGCGCCGGGCACAGAAAAGCCGATCAGCGCCCGCCTGTTCGACGAGCTTTCGGTCCAGCGCCGCAATATCCTGTCGGCATCCCTCCTCACCGATGCGGGGCTCGCGCTCGACTTCGCCATCTTCGCACTGGCCGACAGCCGCAGCTATGAAAGCCGGGGCACCTCGATCAAGGGCGGACGACCCAGCGATCCTGCGACCGGAGAACTTTCGCAGTCCACAGCCGAAGGGATTCTCGCCGAGGCCGAAAACGCGCTCGACACGGCATGGCAGGAACATGGCTGTGCAGCCCAGCGCTTCATCGCCTTTCGCGAACTTGCCGACGAAGCCAAGGCGGCGTGGCTCGCCTATACGGTGGCCATCTCGCTCGAAGCCAAGAAGGGCTATGGTTCGGAATACCATCCGATCCATGCTGTCATCGGCAGCATGCTCGACATCGATGTTGCAGCGATGTGGCGGCCGACGGCCGAGAATTTCTTCGACCGAGTCAGCAAGACCTCGTGTCTTGCCGCGCTGACCGAAGTCGGCGGCAGCGATCTTGCGGCGCGTTATGCCGCATCGAAGAAGGCTGATCTTGCCAAGACCTGCGAGACGATCTTCGCCGGCAAGGCGATCGTTGAACAGGACGTCAAGGAAGCAGCGCTGGCCTGGTTGCCTGAAGGCATGAAGTTCACGATTGCTGCTAATCCTGCTGATCCGGTCATCCCGGACACCGGCGAAAGCGACCCTGTCGCCGACGTCTGCGATAGCGATGACGGTGAAGCGAGCAACGAGGCCGACGAGCTCCTCAATGACCATCAACCTGAAGTCGCCTGTGATGAAGCGGCGGTAGCCGCCTGA
- a CDS encoding IS110 family transposase: MEQVSVVGLDLAKSVFQVHGVNAQGEAVLRRKLSRGQLLKLFEKLPPCLVGMEACASAHHWARELTALGHEVKLMPPQYVKPYVKRGKNDAADAEAICEAVTRPTMRFVGAKSPDQQATMMLHRVRKILTRQRTQISNALRAHMAEFGITAAIGRGGLDRLIAVIADQDDARLPDEARACLGVLCTQLEMVKEQILDNDRRILADARKTEASRWLMKIPGIGPLLASAIVACVPDPATFSNARSLSAWIGLTPRQNSSGGKERLGSITKAGNPYLRELLVVGAMAVVRRAKQGSTKRPWVMQLLERKKPKVAAVALANKNARIIWAMMTTGEAYREPELAAA; encoded by the coding sequence ATGGAGCAAGTATCGGTTGTTGGGCTGGATCTGGCAAAGTCTGTTTTCCAGGTTCACGGCGTCAACGCGCAGGGCGAGGCTGTTCTGCGGCGCAAGCTTTCCCGTGGTCAGCTGCTGAAGCTGTTCGAGAAGCTGCCGCCCTGCCTTGTCGGCATGGAAGCATGCGCCTCTGCCCATCACTGGGCGCGTGAGCTGACTGCATTGGGGCACGAGGTCAAGCTGATGCCGCCGCAATACGTGAAGCCCTATGTGAAGCGCGGCAAGAACGATGCTGCCGATGCTGAGGCGATCTGTGAGGCAGTAACCCGACCCACGATGCGGTTCGTTGGCGCGAAGTCGCCGGACCAGCAGGCGACCATGATGCTGCACCGGGTGCGCAAGATCCTGACCCGGCAGCGCACCCAGATCAGCAACGCCCTGCGTGCCCACATGGCCGAGTTCGGCATAACCGCAGCCATCGGGCGCGGAGGACTGGATCGGCTGATCGCGGTCATCGCCGATCAGGATGATGCGCGATTGCCGGACGAGGCACGGGCCTGCCTTGGGGTGCTGTGCACGCAGCTGGAGATGGTGAAGGAGCAGATCCTCGACAACGACCGGCGCATCCTGGCCGATGCCCGCAAGACCGAGGCAAGTCGCTGGCTGATGAAGATACCCGGCATCGGCCCACTGCTGGCCAGCGCGATCGTGGCCTGCGTGCCCGATCCTGCCACCTTCTCCAATGCGCGAAGCCTATCAGCGTGGATCGGCCTCACACCGCGCCAGAACTCGAGCGGCGGCAAGGAGCGGCTCGGCAGCATCACCAAGGCCGGCAACCCTTACCTGCGCGAGTTGCTTGTGGTCGGCGCCATGGCAGTGGTGCGGCGAGCAAAGCAGGGCAGCACCAAACGGCCGTGGGTGATGCAGCTGCTCGAGCGCAAGAAGCCCAAGGTTGCCGCTGTCGCGCTGGCGAACAAGAACGCCCGGATCATCTGGGCGATGATGACAACGGGCGAGGCTTACCGGGAGCCGGAGTTGGCGGCAGCCTAA